A window from Drosophila willistoni isolate 14030-0811.24 chromosome XR unlocalized genomic scaffold, UCI_dwil_1.1 Seg143, whole genome shotgun sequence encodes these proteins:
- the LOC6646513 gene encoding UTP--glucose-1-phosphate uridylyltransferase isoform X4, whose protein sequence is MLDIPQEAKVRGHQRAPSDSKEFHEVTKRDALRLLENDVERLLKTTEPARRPALQAEMGRFADLFGRFLQEEGPALDWNKIQKLPENAVMNYSNLKSPKNEQIRHMLDKLVVIKLNGGLGTSMGCHGPKSVIPVRSDLTFLDLTVQQIEHLNKTYDANVPLVLMNSFNTDEDTEKIIRKYKGFRVQIHTFNQSCFPRVSREHFLPVAKDFDVEKDKEAWYPPGHGDFYDTFRNSGLLKKFIEEGREYCFLSNIDNLGATVDLNILNKLVGEERASTPVEFVMEVTDKTRADVKGGTLIQFENKLRLLEIAQVPNEHVDDFKSVKTFKFFNTNNIWANLSAIDRVLRERTLNMEIIVNNKTLENGTRVVQLETAVGAAMKCFDGAIGVNVPRSRFLPVKKSADLLLVMSNLYTLKNGSLVMSPQRMFPTTPLVKLGDNHFSKVKEFLGRFANIPDIIDLDHLTVSGDVTFGRGVSLRGTVIIIANHGDRIDIPAGAILENKIVSGNMRILDH, encoded by the exons ATGTTGGATATTCCCCAAGAAGCCAAG GTGCGCGGCCATCAGCGTGCTCCATCCGACTCCAAGGAGTTCCATGAGGTAACCAAACGTGATGCTTTGCGTCTGTTGGAGAACGATGTGGAACGCTTGCTCAAAACCACAGAGCCGGCACGTCGTCCCGCTCTGCAGGCGGAAATGGGACGTTTTGCGGATCTCTTTGGTCGCTTCTTGCAAGAGG AGGGACCTGCTCTGGATTggaacaaaattcaaaagttGCCCGAAAACGCTGTCATGAATTACTCCAATTTGAAGTCGCCGAAAAATGAGCAG ATACGTCACATGCTGGACAAATTGGTTGTCATCAAGTTGAATGGTGGCCTGGGCACTTCTATGGGCTGTCATGGCCCAAAGAGTGTTATACCAGTGCGTTCCGATTTAACCTTCCTGGACTTGACGGTCCAGCAGATTGAACATCTGAATAAGACCTATGATGCCAATGTGCCATTGGTATTGATGAACTCTTTCAATACCGATGAAGATACCGAGAAAATTATACGCAAATACAAGGGTTTCCGTGTCCAAATACATACCTTCAATCAGAGTTGCTTCCCACGTGTGAGTCGGGAACATTTTCTACCTGTAGCCAAGGACTTTGATGTGGAAAAGGATAAGGAGGC TTGGTACCCGCCTGGTCACGGCGATTTCTATGATACGTTCCGTAATTCGGGTCTATTAAAGAAATTCATTGAGGAGGGTCGCGAATACTGTTTCCTATCGAATattgataatttgggtgcaaCTGTCGATTTGAATATATTGAATAAATTGGTGGGTGAGGAACGTGCCAGTACACCAGTTGAATTCGTTATGGAGGTCACTGATAAAACGCGTGCTGATGTTAAG GGTGGCACACTTATACAATTTGAGAATAAGCTACGCCTATTGGAAATTGCGCAGGTGCCCAATGAACATGTGGATGATTTCAAGTCAgtgaaaacatttaaattctTCAATACCAATAATATTTGGGCCAATCTCTCAG CCATTGATCGGGTGTTGCGTGAGCGCACTTTGAACATGGAAATCATTGTGAACAACAAGACATTGGAGAATGGAACACGTGTCGTTCAGCTGGAGACTGCTGTGGGTGCAGCGATGAAGTGTTTCGATGGCGCCATTGGTGTCAATGTGCCACGTTCACGTTTCTTGCCCGTTAAGAAATCTGCCGATTTGTTGCTCGTCATGTCGAATTTATATACTCTCAAAAATGGAAGTCTTGTAATGTCACCACAGCGCATGTTCCCAACCACACCCTTGGTCAAGCTGGGGGATAATCACTTCTCCAAGGTCAAGGAGTTTTTGGGCAGATTTGCCAATATACCCGATATAATTGATCTCGATCATTTGACTGTCAGTGGCGATGTGACATTTGGACGCGGTGTTTCTTTGCGT GGCACTGTGATCATTATAGCCAATCATGGTGATCGTATTGATATACCCGCCGGCGCTatattggaaaataaaattgtttctgGCAATATGCGCATCTTGGATCATTAA
- the LOC6646513 gene encoding UTP--glucose-1-phosphate uridylyltransferase isoform X3: protein MLDIPQEAKVRGHQRAPSDSKEFHEVTKRDALRLLENDVERLLKTTEPARRPALQAEMGRFADLFGRFLQEEGPALDWNKIQKLPENAVMNYSNLKSPKNEQNEIRHMLDKLVVIKLNGGLGTSMGCHGPKSVIPVRSDLTFLDLTVQQIEHLNKTYDANVPLVLMNSFNTDEDTEKIIRKYKGFRVQIHTFNQSCFPRVSREHFLPVAKDFDVEKDKEAWYPPGHGDFYDTFRNSGLLKKFIEEGREYCFLSNIDNLGATVDLNILNKLVGEERASTPVEFVMEVTDKTRADVKGGTLIQFENKLRLLEIAQVPNEHVDDFKSVKTFKFFNTNNIWANLSAIDRVLRERTLNMEIIVNNKTLENGTRVVQLETAVGAAMKCFDGAIGVNVPRSRFLPVKKSADLLLVMSNLYTLKNGSLVMSPQRMFPTTPLVKLGDNHFSKVKEFLGRFANIPDIIDLDHLTVSGDVTFGRGVSLRGTVIIIANHGDRIDIPAGAILENKIVSGNMRILDH from the exons ATGTTGGATATTCCCCAAGAAGCCAAG GTGCGCGGCCATCAGCGTGCTCCATCCGACTCCAAGGAGTTCCATGAGGTAACCAAACGTGATGCTTTGCGTCTGTTGGAGAACGATGTGGAACGCTTGCTCAAAACCACAGAGCCGGCACGTCGTCCCGCTCTGCAGGCGGAAATGGGACGTTTTGCGGATCTCTTTGGTCGCTTCTTGCAAGAGG AGGGACCTGCTCTGGATTggaacaaaattcaaaagttGCCCGAAAACGCTGTCATGAATTACTCCAATTTGAAGTCGCCGAAAAATGAGCAG AATGAG ATACGTCACATGCTGGACAAATTGGTTGTCATCAAGTTGAATGGTGGCCTGGGCACTTCTATGGGCTGTCATGGCCCAAAGAGTGTTATACCAGTGCGTTCCGATTTAACCTTCCTGGACTTGACGGTCCAGCAGATTGAACATCTGAATAAGACCTATGATGCCAATGTGCCATTGGTATTGATGAACTCTTTCAATACCGATGAAGATACCGAGAAAATTATACGCAAATACAAGGGTTTCCGTGTCCAAATACATACCTTCAATCAGAGTTGCTTCCCACGTGTGAGTCGGGAACATTTTCTACCTGTAGCCAAGGACTTTGATGTGGAAAAGGATAAGGAGGC TTGGTACCCGCCTGGTCACGGCGATTTCTATGATACGTTCCGTAATTCGGGTCTATTAAAGAAATTCATTGAGGAGGGTCGCGAATACTGTTTCCTATCGAATattgataatttgggtgcaaCTGTCGATTTGAATATATTGAATAAATTGGTGGGTGAGGAACGTGCCAGTACACCAGTTGAATTCGTTATGGAGGTCACTGATAAAACGCGTGCTGATGTTAAG GGTGGCACACTTATACAATTTGAGAATAAGCTACGCCTATTGGAAATTGCGCAGGTGCCCAATGAACATGTGGATGATTTCAAGTCAgtgaaaacatttaaattctTCAATACCAATAATATTTGGGCCAATCTCTCAG CCATTGATCGGGTGTTGCGTGAGCGCACTTTGAACATGGAAATCATTGTGAACAACAAGACATTGGAGAATGGAACACGTGTCGTTCAGCTGGAGACTGCTGTGGGTGCAGCGATGAAGTGTTTCGATGGCGCCATTGGTGTCAATGTGCCACGTTCACGTTTCTTGCCCGTTAAGAAATCTGCCGATTTGTTGCTCGTCATGTCGAATTTATATACTCTCAAAAATGGAAGTCTTGTAATGTCACCACAGCGCATGTTCCCAACCACACCCTTGGTCAAGCTGGGGGATAATCACTTCTCCAAGGTCAAGGAGTTTTTGGGCAGATTTGCCAATATACCCGATATAATTGATCTCGATCATTTGACTGTCAGTGGCGATGTGACATTTGGACGCGGTGTTTCTTTGCGT GGCACTGTGATCATTATAGCCAATCATGGTGATCGTATTGATATACCCGCCGGCGCTatattggaaaataaaattgtttctgGCAATATGCGCATCTTGGATCATTAA
- the LOC6646513 gene encoding UTP--glucose-1-phosphate uridylyltransferase isoform X2, with protein MTANIRPIDVLLQRAGVRGHQRAPSDSKEFHEVTKRDALRLLENDVERLLKTTEPARRPALQAEMGRFADLFGRFLQEEGPALDWNKIQKLPENAVMNYSNLKSPKNEQIRHMLDKLVVIKLNGGLGTSMGCHGPKSVIPVRSDLTFLDLTVQQIEHLNKTYDANVPLVLMNSFNTDEDTEKIIRKYKGFRVQIHTFNQSCFPRVSREHFLPVAKDFDVEKDKEAWYPPGHGDFYDTFRNSGLLKKFIEEGREYCFLSNIDNLGATVDLNILNKLVGEERASTPVEFVMEVTDKTRADVKGGTLIQFENKLRLLEIAQVPNEHVDDFKSVKTFKFFNTNNIWANLSAIDRVLRERTLNMEIIVNNKTLENGTRVVQLETAVGAAMKCFDGAIGVNVPRSRFLPVKKSADLLLVMSNLYTLKNGSLVMSPQRMFPTTPLVKLGDNHFSKVKEFLGRFANIPDIIDLDHLTVSGDVTFGRGVSLRGTVIIIANHGDRIDIPAGAILENKIVSGNMRILDH; from the exons atgacAGCAAATATACGACCCATTGATGTTCTGCTGCAACGTGCCGGT GTGCGCGGCCATCAGCGTGCTCCATCCGACTCCAAGGAGTTCCATGAGGTAACCAAACGTGATGCTTTGCGTCTGTTGGAGAACGATGTGGAACGCTTGCTCAAAACCACAGAGCCGGCACGTCGTCCCGCTCTGCAGGCGGAAATGGGACGTTTTGCGGATCTCTTTGGTCGCTTCTTGCAAGAGG AGGGACCTGCTCTGGATTggaacaaaattcaaaagttGCCCGAAAACGCTGTCATGAATTACTCCAATTTGAAGTCGCCGAAAAATGAGCAG ATACGTCACATGCTGGACAAATTGGTTGTCATCAAGTTGAATGGTGGCCTGGGCACTTCTATGGGCTGTCATGGCCCAAAGAGTGTTATACCAGTGCGTTCCGATTTAACCTTCCTGGACTTGACGGTCCAGCAGATTGAACATCTGAATAAGACCTATGATGCCAATGTGCCATTGGTATTGATGAACTCTTTCAATACCGATGAAGATACCGAGAAAATTATACGCAAATACAAGGGTTTCCGTGTCCAAATACATACCTTCAATCAGAGTTGCTTCCCACGTGTGAGTCGGGAACATTTTCTACCTGTAGCCAAGGACTTTGATGTGGAAAAGGATAAGGAGGC TTGGTACCCGCCTGGTCACGGCGATTTCTATGATACGTTCCGTAATTCGGGTCTATTAAAGAAATTCATTGAGGAGGGTCGCGAATACTGTTTCCTATCGAATattgataatttgggtgcaaCTGTCGATTTGAATATATTGAATAAATTGGTGGGTGAGGAACGTGCCAGTACACCAGTTGAATTCGTTATGGAGGTCACTGATAAAACGCGTGCTGATGTTAAG GGTGGCACACTTATACAATTTGAGAATAAGCTACGCCTATTGGAAATTGCGCAGGTGCCCAATGAACATGTGGATGATTTCAAGTCAgtgaaaacatttaaattctTCAATACCAATAATATTTGGGCCAATCTCTCAG CCATTGATCGGGTGTTGCGTGAGCGCACTTTGAACATGGAAATCATTGTGAACAACAAGACATTGGAGAATGGAACACGTGTCGTTCAGCTGGAGACTGCTGTGGGTGCAGCGATGAAGTGTTTCGATGGCGCCATTGGTGTCAATGTGCCACGTTCACGTTTCTTGCCCGTTAAGAAATCTGCCGATTTGTTGCTCGTCATGTCGAATTTATATACTCTCAAAAATGGAAGTCTTGTAATGTCACCACAGCGCATGTTCCCAACCACACCCTTGGTCAAGCTGGGGGATAATCACTTCTCCAAGGTCAAGGAGTTTTTGGGCAGATTTGCCAATATACCCGATATAATTGATCTCGATCATTTGACTGTCAGTGGCGATGTGACATTTGGACGCGGTGTTTCTTTGCGT GGCACTGTGATCATTATAGCCAATCATGGTGATCGTATTGATATACCCGCCGGCGCTatattggaaaataaaattgtttctgGCAATATGCGCATCTTGGATCATTAA
- the LOC6646513 gene encoding UTP--glucose-1-phosphate uridylyltransferase isoform X1: MTANIRPIDVLLQRAGVRGHQRAPSDSKEFHEVTKRDALRLLENDVERLLKTTEPARRPALQAEMGRFADLFGRFLQEEGPALDWNKIQKLPENAVMNYSNLKSPKNEQNEIRHMLDKLVVIKLNGGLGTSMGCHGPKSVIPVRSDLTFLDLTVQQIEHLNKTYDANVPLVLMNSFNTDEDTEKIIRKYKGFRVQIHTFNQSCFPRVSREHFLPVAKDFDVEKDKEAWYPPGHGDFYDTFRNSGLLKKFIEEGREYCFLSNIDNLGATVDLNILNKLVGEERASTPVEFVMEVTDKTRADVKGGTLIQFENKLRLLEIAQVPNEHVDDFKSVKTFKFFNTNNIWANLSAIDRVLRERTLNMEIIVNNKTLENGTRVVQLETAVGAAMKCFDGAIGVNVPRSRFLPVKKSADLLLVMSNLYTLKNGSLVMSPQRMFPTTPLVKLGDNHFSKVKEFLGRFANIPDIIDLDHLTVSGDVTFGRGVSLRGTVIIIANHGDRIDIPAGAILENKIVSGNMRILDH, encoded by the exons atgacAGCAAATATACGACCCATTGATGTTCTGCTGCAACGTGCCGGT GTGCGCGGCCATCAGCGTGCTCCATCCGACTCCAAGGAGTTCCATGAGGTAACCAAACGTGATGCTTTGCGTCTGTTGGAGAACGATGTGGAACGCTTGCTCAAAACCACAGAGCCGGCACGTCGTCCCGCTCTGCAGGCGGAAATGGGACGTTTTGCGGATCTCTTTGGTCGCTTCTTGCAAGAGG AGGGACCTGCTCTGGATTggaacaaaattcaaaagttGCCCGAAAACGCTGTCATGAATTACTCCAATTTGAAGTCGCCGAAAAATGAGCAG AATGAG ATACGTCACATGCTGGACAAATTGGTTGTCATCAAGTTGAATGGTGGCCTGGGCACTTCTATGGGCTGTCATGGCCCAAAGAGTGTTATACCAGTGCGTTCCGATTTAACCTTCCTGGACTTGACGGTCCAGCAGATTGAACATCTGAATAAGACCTATGATGCCAATGTGCCATTGGTATTGATGAACTCTTTCAATACCGATGAAGATACCGAGAAAATTATACGCAAATACAAGGGTTTCCGTGTCCAAATACATACCTTCAATCAGAGTTGCTTCCCACGTGTGAGTCGGGAACATTTTCTACCTGTAGCCAAGGACTTTGATGTGGAAAAGGATAAGGAGGC TTGGTACCCGCCTGGTCACGGCGATTTCTATGATACGTTCCGTAATTCGGGTCTATTAAAGAAATTCATTGAGGAGGGTCGCGAATACTGTTTCCTATCGAATattgataatttgggtgcaaCTGTCGATTTGAATATATTGAATAAATTGGTGGGTGAGGAACGTGCCAGTACACCAGTTGAATTCGTTATGGAGGTCACTGATAAAACGCGTGCTGATGTTAAG GGTGGCACACTTATACAATTTGAGAATAAGCTACGCCTATTGGAAATTGCGCAGGTGCCCAATGAACATGTGGATGATTTCAAGTCAgtgaaaacatttaaattctTCAATACCAATAATATTTGGGCCAATCTCTCAG CCATTGATCGGGTGTTGCGTGAGCGCACTTTGAACATGGAAATCATTGTGAACAACAAGACATTGGAGAATGGAACACGTGTCGTTCAGCTGGAGACTGCTGTGGGTGCAGCGATGAAGTGTTTCGATGGCGCCATTGGTGTCAATGTGCCACGTTCACGTTTCTTGCCCGTTAAGAAATCTGCCGATTTGTTGCTCGTCATGTCGAATTTATATACTCTCAAAAATGGAAGTCTTGTAATGTCACCACAGCGCATGTTCCCAACCACACCCTTGGTCAAGCTGGGGGATAATCACTTCTCCAAGGTCAAGGAGTTTTTGGGCAGATTTGCCAATATACCCGATATAATTGATCTCGATCATTTGACTGTCAGTGGCGATGTGACATTTGGACGCGGTGTTTCTTTGCGT GGCACTGTGATCATTATAGCCAATCATGGTGATCGTATTGATATACCCGCCGGCGCTatattggaaaataaaattgtttctgGCAATATGCGCATCTTGGATCATTAA
- the LOC6646514 gene encoding uncharacterized protein LOC6646514, which translates to MASRQRIGLLLIVFFISQQQELALAGVMDNFNDGLKMAGQMFGINTAADVANLVAKAFSSGGGGSTSSNRRKPDLMNILQHGFQQNQYNSEEEEDQKVEQDQSAQQAEPENAQETPPMERPSANRPSEFNSGQMLSNMLRMVGFDARKLGALAINALVMIAQAIGSTLMQATRGGGGNASTGPEALYEPSEHQPRSLPLGSPIDWFLERPPNGHTKQLLNQIMDSELPERIVDMIESKESSQTGNEAACLKLLMCKSSPIIWGMQKSLKKRLSGISESEMDDYNQGDNSYFNTGVFFKHLPTMDEFREHGSSCEIRYAKHCPRNQTLDRKLK; encoded by the exons ATGGCAAGTCGTCAACGAATTGGGCTCTTGCTCATAGTCTTTTTCATAAGCCAACAGCAGGAGCTTGCATTGGCTGGCGTTATGGATAATTTCAATGATGGCCTTAAGATGGCTGGTCAAATGTTTGGCATTAATACAGCAGCCGATGTGGCCAATTTGGTGGCCAAGGCTTTCTCTAGTGGAGGTGGTGGGAGTACCAGTAGCAACAGACGTAAACCCGATCTAATGAACATCCTGCAACATGGTTTTCAACAAAATCAATATAACtcagaggaggaggaggatcAGAAAGTTGAACAGGATCAATCGGCCCAACAGGCAGAGCCAGAGAATGCCCAAGAAACACCTCCCATGGAGCGTCCTTCAGCCAATAGGCCATCCGAATTCAATAGTGGGCAAATGTTGAGCAATATGTTGCGCATGGTGGGATTCGATGCAAGGAAATTGGGTGCCCTGGCCATAAATGCTCTAGTGATGATTGCACAAGCG attGGCAGCACTCTAATGCAGGCGACTCGAGGTGGGGGCGGCAATGCCTCAACTGGTCCCGAAGCCCTTTACGAGCCAAGTGAACATCAGCCGCGTTCATTGCCCTTGGGGTCGCCCATCGATTGGTTTTTAGAACGACCACCGAATGGTCACACGAAACAATTGCTCAACCAGATTATGGATAGCGAATTACCCGAACGTATTGTCGATATGATCGAATCCAAGGAGAGTTCTCAAACGGGCAATGAGGCCGCTTGCCTTAAACTCTTAATGTGCAAAAGTTCTCCCATCATATGGGGCATGCAAAAATCGCTAAAGAAACGTTTAAGTGGCATTTCCGAATCCGAAATGGATGACTATAATCAAGGCGATAATAGCTACTTCAATACGGGAgtttttttcaaacatttaCCCACCATGGATGAATTTCGTGAGCATGGTTCAAGTTGTGAAATACGTTATGCCAAACATTGTCCCAGAAATCAAACACTTGatagaaaattgaaatga